Part of the Ornithodoros turicata isolate Travis chromosome 6, ASM3712646v1, whole genome shotgun sequence genome, aaggagtaaaacggggagtaattgcagtttctactcccctagtgtgcaattactccccattttagtcctctaacacaacatttagtcccgacatttattccccaggactgcaaattgtcactaaacttcgcgaatggtctcctgaatgcgacagtcctcgtaaatatgtgcccttggtcaatttgaacgacataaggctgtataactcagacaacgtagcaatttgccagccacacagaggaagaaacagttagcgtatctttcttcgcaaattgtgtcctagtatggcgcaagattttatatcgctcgatatatcgcggttgacggtttgcttcaaagtattttcatgcatgcgcaccaattatgtaacTGGAACTCTtccaacagcgcgtgaaatgcggtcttcactctgtgacattcatttactcccgtgcatttactcccgaaagggactattttttgtggcaatgcaattactccccaaaaggagtaaaaatactcctttttttcttagagtgtagcctTCACTGCAGTGGCATCGAGAGGTAGTTGGTATCTACATCTGCTTGCTCTCAATTAATGGATTTATTGGAGGACTATCGCATAAATGACCAACAGACAAGTACAATCAATCCCCAATCAATCCCCCCTTATCAGATCTTCCTGCCTATGCCGATCTTATGAGTGGTAGTCCTCAAATACATCTATTAATGGGGGTACAAAATTGCGGCATACGTCTCTTGGCATATCCTTTgctgcgtttttttttaaagatgtgctcgtttctttttctttccgccATGATTCTACCACTGTTGCGTCCCATTAgctgcgtcgtcgtcgtcgtcatacGTCAGATGGGGCAACCAATTGGGAACAACGAGTCTCTATCGTCAGTGAGGTAACGACAGGAAGTATGACGTCCCAAAGCCAATGACAGACGTGAGATACAAGAACGTAGAATCGCTCGTGTCGCTTTGCACGAGGCGTGACCATAACACTGTGGACCGTACTGTCGTTCTAAGTTTACCCGCCAGGTGTCTGCACGGCTGGGCTCCTTTATTTGCAGAAAGGTGTCAATGCTAGGAGCTTTTGTGAATAGTCTTTCCTTTTTGATACATTGTGTGGTCGTTGTAGAGGATTACGTGCCTGGCTCGGACTTGTATACATGGATGTCTTACAAATGGTTCCTGGCGCCGCACTCGAAGACACGGTTCCTAAGGCGTGGTCGTCGGGGACAGACTGGAAGTCACGGGCACCTGCGTTGTGGTCCCAGGGAAATGGCTAGACGACTGCGTTGTTGTGGGCGGTGTAGTAGGCTTCGTCAATGACTGCAGGTCTGCTAGGCAGACACACTTTCCAGCTATGCAGACCCCGTGGAACCAGCTGGAGAGACAGTCGAGCCTCTGTTGTTGGAAGCAGCAAAAgtatga contains:
- the LOC135398283 gene encoding uncharacterized protein LOC135398283 isoform X1, coding for MQISFGVLLIYSIIACCRLENATGQLVSTEYSLEPQHSKILDIFCKNIFGKPKPDFWHCKRLDCLSSWFHGVCIAGKCVCLADLQSLTKPTTPPTTTQSSSHFPGTTTQVPVTSSLSPTTTP